In Myxococcus virescens, a single genomic region encodes these proteins:
- a CDS encoding DUF4343 domain-containing protein, whose product MARSPMLPRTCVLDAAWVESRGWALLEANAAWGAGLNGCDAAEAARCIAEATRA is encoded by the coding sequence GTGGCGCGGTCGCCCATGCTGCCTCGCACGTGCGTGCTGGACGCGGCCTGGGTGGAGAGCCGGGGCTGGGCGCTCCTGGAAGCCAACGCCGCGTGGGGCGCTGGGCTCAACGGCTGCGACGCGGCCGAAGCCGCCCGCTGTATCGCCGAAGCCACGCGCGCCTGA